A segment of the Ipomoea triloba cultivar NCNSP0323 chromosome 1, ASM357664v1 genome:
AAAgccaaaaaaagtaattaattaattaattaattaaaaggaaCTATGAACTTCCGTTCTAAACATATAAACCACACaaacaatgaaaatattaaTGATTCCAATAATTTATAGGGAAGATAAGATTTGTACCACCAAATGTGACGGAATAAATTCAAGCACGTCAATAATCTGCAGAATCAAAATACCAGTTACTTAATAGTTGATATTTCAAGCCTTTATCAAAGGAAAGATGAAACAAAAAGTATTCAATCAACCAGAGGAAGATGAATGCGAACAGCTTCTGAACTTGGTTAAAGTGCAATTAGCGCATAACTCAAACAGTCAAACCATATTTATTTCAATGTGTCTTGTATATAATCTTCAAATGAAAACTCTATAAAATCCTTTTACAAATTTTCAACTAGTCAATTACAAAATGTTTCTTTAAATCAAAAGGTAGCAATATATAGCAAGTGGTGCAAAAGTCCCTTAAAGTGAAATAGAAACTCCACATTTTTAAGAGCTGTGCAATGATATATTGAGAAATGAACTCACTTGATGCTGTTCAAAACTGGTACAAATGGGTTGAAGAAATAATAGAAGCAATAGCACAAACCCAAATAACTGCACTTACAAGTGACAAGGCTGTAAATATAGTCAAGACCCAATCTCCATTGCCATCAGCATGGGAAAGGTGACCATGGTGCAATTTAGCTGTTTGAATTAACGTTATAATTTTAGATTAGTTGGGGGCATAAATCggtggagaagaagagaaaacaTACCAGATAAGATAAAAATGATTTGACCATAGTTTCAGTctaaattttaagattttttaatgttaatttAACAATAATCAAATAGTTGCTGCACTATAAGTGGATAAAACcaatttttggttgaaataatgGAAAAGTTCCTTGAAGCTTCTGGCTATAAAGCAATTAAAATGTCGAGCCCattttagaaattagaaatctGGAAAGTAATAGTGAGTATATAAGCAGATGTTGCTACAATGATGCTAGGAGGAAGCttattttttataagtaaataattttaatgatATTGCAAAATGAAACTTAATACTTCCACTGGAATATAAATCTTGAACATAAAACAATTCTTGAAACTACTGGTTAAATAATCCATGTGATATCTGGGTTTCCTGTATAAAGCAGAGGTGGTCATTTAAATCACTAGAGCAGAAAGCCACCTATAGGCAATAGAAATTAGCTACAATTTCAGGGGAAAAGCCACCGTTTCCACCAAGAAGGGAACTCTAAAACAACTGTTTATCACTACAAAGCCAAAATTCTACCAAAaaggtcttcttcttcttctttttttttttttttttttttttttttttttttttttttttaatatctagACTAGAATCCTTTTATATTCTTTCAGTTATGGAGTAGCATACCAAGCACAATGGAGCTGAACATTTTCTAACTTGATACAAAAGGAgtcacaatattattattttagaccGTGCACACTCCTACAAACATACACTGACAATGTGTATAAAACAACATATAATTACAAGAAAAATTGAACAGGCTCAAAGTAATATGTGAAATTCAGGTTATGCCATGAAAATTCCAAACTAAACAGTTTAACATACCAAGAAGTCGGTAATAAGCCCGGTATATAATCGATGTCCCATCAATCAGCATTACTCTGCCATTCCCAGAGTCAGGTTTTAATTGCCCATCTTTATGATGAGCTTCGGAATCCAAAAGCACATTTCTTTGAACAACTCTTTCACTTTCAGTAGTACCACCAACATTACTATTAGTAGCAGAAGATAAAGCACAATAACcctgattcaaaaaaaaaaaaaaaaaaaaaaacagctttAACGAACAAGGCGCACTAAATCAAATATGATAACAGCACAAATACTGTATCTAATTTACCCTTTTGAATTTAGCTGCTGGAGAGTGATATCTGAAACCGGGAGTGGTAGAACTGTTAATAAAAACAGCCCTCGGGGTAATTACTGAGAAGTTCCTTCCGAATGAAAACAGAGTTCTGCAGAAGAAAGGTTGCATTTGAGAGCACGCCATGAACTTACTCCCAATTTTGATTGTAATTACGCATCCAGCCTACTAAATAGTAGAACATTACAAAACACTGATAAAatcctgaaaaaaaaaaggataagaAAAGATTGAAGAGTGCTTTAACAGAGTTTTACATCACGTACTATATAGCGAGAaacattttcttgattttctgaATAAGTTATATATTTTCCGGTGGAAAATCACTGGCCTTTACTCTCCGGTAGCCGGCTTCCAGCTACCTTCTTGCTCGACGATGACGAGAATTTTGCACTGGCGTTGTCGGGTCAGGCTAGCCTCTACTTGAGCAAAATTAGGTATGACCCGAACCGACCCGATAGCCCACGTAAGTTGAAATTCCGgattatatttaaaaggaaaaaaaaaattatattttttctcttaaACCCTCGCAACCCTTTCACAAGTTCACCCTTGGCACCTCTCACTCCCTCTCAGGAAATTCACCGCCTCGCCGGAATTTCGCCGACAACAGTTCCGGTAGCTGCGAAAAGGGCGATAAAGAAGAGAAAAGGAGAGGTTTTCCTACTCTTTTTTCAGCTTTCTAGGTTTCTCTATTTCTCATCAGTATACTCTGACGTATTAATCGCATACTATATTGAGAGAACTATTATTCTAAAGAGGAGAGTGAGTACTGTGCGTTTTCCTACTCTTTTGGCTGCTAAAACCCGTCTTCTCCATTTGGACGCGCTCGCGCAAAGAGAGATTAGCTATGGGAAGAAAAGCTGGAAAATACAAGAAGAGGGAAAGCAATCCCTCAAAAAAGTCTTCCAAAACGGACTTCTacaatgaagatgatgatatgATGAACGATGAAATCGATGCCTGTAAATCTTTTTTCcctctatttcttttttttttccttaatattTTTGCAATTGTAAGGTTTTAGTCCTTTTGGATCAAAGTTTTCCAATATTTTCAATCTctcttttttaaatatgtacATTAGCTGGACCAGAGAAATTTTGAGTTGTTAATGTttaatgacatttttgtttacttaaaagttaaaaagattttgttttttgtttttcatttttctgtCTGTCTGGTTGTAGTTCACAAGCAGAGGGATATAATTCCACTGGACATTAACAAAGATGTTGATGAAGAGtctgatgaagatgatgacCATCCTGTGTATGATTTGGAGGTATATTTATGCCCCAGTGTTATCATGGAGAAAATAATATGCAAATGCTCCCAATAATGATTTTAGCCAGCACAGAATAGATGTGAGAAACATGCAAAGTAGTGGTTAAGGGaaacttttaatttctaaatatgcttttgcaggatgatgatgaggatgatgaagatgaggggaacgatgatgatgattatgatgatggCCTTGCTGCTAAAAGTAAGTGACCAATCTCCTCAACTGtttaatactattttttttcatgatgATATTTGTAATTTGGAAGTGCCATTTTTGATGAATTATCTGAGCCTGTTACATTAGGTTCATTAAAGAGGGAAAATTTCATTTGTCTACTATCAACTTAAGCAAATAAACAGCATTTAATCAGAGCATTCATTAACAATTTTTATGAATTTGTCACAATGATTTGGTAATAGATTGAATATCTAGAAAGGGAATTTGGAATTATTGCAATTGCTGAGTAGGTATTTCAAAAATAGTTTGCTGCTTACATACATGACTAAAAGGGATATCTATCGTTTTGGACCCCAGAAACTGAACTTGGAATTGATTGTGAAAAAAACTTATTGGTGCAGCATAACCAGGGAACTTAATTTCCATGGCATTGTTTTCAAGTATTTTGATACCATTACTATTGAATTTATGGATAACTTTCTGTTCTGGATTACTATGTTGAATGTGTGTTTTTTAAATGCATGGAGTCATACAACCCCTACTTCATGCATTCATAATTTTTACATTAGGCTTTTACTGTTggttttttataatttatatacccATGTGCTTCAGTGGTGGAACTCCTTAATTGAATCCAATACATATTGCTTCTTAAACATGTTGgatgaaaacattttcctagaGTGCACATTGATCAGAATATTTGTTTGATCTAATTCAAGTGTCTTACCTATGCAGTTTCAAAGCAACTAAAGTATATGCGGGCAAAAACGGGTGGGGTTGATGATGAAATGCACGATGAATCTGATAAAGAGGAGAAAAAGAGAACTGTGTGGAGTAGACACAAGTCGGTTTATTACAACACTGAAAATGTTTGTATATATCAACTCCATCATCTTGTACTTTTAGCTTTCATGTCACTGAAGTTATCACAtgtttaagaattttattttatttttttcaaaatgctaaTGTTTTGGTAAATTTATTGGTATTGTATctaaaaatattgattataGTGAAATTGACTCCTGTTTACTATCTTTTTAGCTACATTCAAGTGATGATGATCTCCCAGCGGAGGAGGAAGAGGTTTTGAGATTGCAGAAGGAAAATGCTAAAGCTTTGTCATTGGAAGACTTTGGTCTTGAAGATGACAAAGAAGCAACATTTGAGGTAAACCATTTACATCTTTTCATTGGCTTAAACCCATCAATTATTCATATTGGGTATGTAAAAGAAATGCTGTTGGATTGAGTTGCACAATATACTTACTAACTCCTTTATTGCAGGAAATTCTAGCCCATGGTAAACCTGCTGTAAAAGATTCTGCAGATAAAGAACAGAACAATGAAACCAGCATTGCctatgagaaaataaagaaagattTAAATGCTTTGACAAGGGAAGAGCAAATGGATGTTGTCTATAGGTGAGCGCTTCTCAGTTGTTTTGTCATTGGGATTGTATTTTCCTCTCTTTGCTGCACTTATAGTCCAGATTTTGGTTGATTGTGTAAAGCATTTATGTTTCTGAGTTTTCTCCATTTTGTTCTGATGTAGCTCTGCCCCAGAATTAGTTGGTTTATTGTCTGAGCTTAATGAAGCACATGAGGAGCTTGATAACAAAGTAAATCCACTCTTGAGCAAGGTACTCCTTGATTATCGATCTTCTCTGTCATCTGCTCCAATATTTCCAAGCTAAATAGACAATAATGTAACTGTAACTAAGAGTGCTGTCTAATGAAATTCCATTGTAGACAAATCACCACTTTTCTCTATTAATAGTTCACTTTTGTCTGGTTCATTCAGTTCATAGTGAGTTTTTCTGCCCTTAAAATGTATTGGTTGATATTAGATCAATGGGCATGctaattgtttgttttttgaagATTAATCTTGGAAGTGGAAAGAAAGGAGAATTGCACTATCTGGAGGTCAAAAGGCTTCTTCTGCTCTCATATTGCCAGGCTATTACCTTCTATCTACTTCTCAAATCAGAAGGGCAACCTGTTTGTGATCATCCAGTTATTTCTCGCCTCGTGGATATAAAGGCTTTGTTGGATAAGGTTAGCATCTTTCATTAATAACTGCAAACTAAATATTGTTCTTTTCTACTAATCAGTTAAAACCAACTACTATTCCCTCATTTACCACCACCCCAACCTTAATAAgtaccaaataaaataaaatggtaaAGCATTCAGGCCTTGTAAGGTGAGGAACCATATCACAAACATttttgtgttatgattttttcaTATGGGAAAATTCCTCCGGATCTGCTTCAACCCCAGAACCTTGAAGCTTTGATCTGTAGAAGATGAGTGATTGATGTGGCATTTTGTACTCAAGAGTTGAGATGTTTttgcattttagtcattttggaTAGCTGTTTTTTGAGGAATTATTTCACAACCTATAAATAGAGCTGCTGTACACTCTCCCTTTTGTTTATGCATCTAATCTTGTCTTGATTACTTCCCTCATTCTTCAAGCATGCTTCATTGCAGATGAAAGAACTTAATGGGAATCTTCCTTCTGAAGTTGAAATTCTTTTGAGCAAGGGTGGTGGTACTGAAGCCGAAGAGAGATTGGTTACAGGGGATGTTGCCTTTGAATCTGAGCATCCACCAAATCAAAATCCCTCTGTGGTTGTAGTTGACACTCAAGTTACAGAGGTAACTACCTACTTGATAaacactcacacacacacataagtATTTATTTTGCTGTTCTGCTCTTCTTTATATAGCACATGCATAAGTATTTTATTGCTGCATGTGTTTATCACTCCTTGTTTCCATATGttcattttcatgaaattaTTTTGCTTATAGGGCTATATGTGTATAAAAGCATGTGACCATATATGCATGTTTGTGGAATATACTAATGTTTTTCCCGATTATTTTTAGCCTAATGGAGCTGCCGAATCAGTGGAGTTGAATAGTCCAAAGGAGTACAATAAAACTCATTCAAAGCGGAAGCTTCAGGTAGGTCATGTATGTAGAGAGCCTCTAAAACATCATGTTAGAAATAATAATAGAATCACTTGTGCTAATGTATCTGATTCTTGTGTGTTTACAGCCCTCCTCTCACTTTTTCCTTTGCTACCTTAATCAGCATGCTTGGTTAATGTATATACTGATATTAGCTTAAAACCCTGGCAGGATGACCAAGTGGGTGTACAAAGCATGGAAATGTTGAAAATAAGAGCAGCTCTTGAGGAGAAGCTGAAACATAAAGGTGTCTTCAGTTCTTTAGCAGCAAAACATGAAAACTCTAAGAAACGTCTACGACCAGTGAATGGGTATAATTTGCTTTATGCATTTGGGATTTTTCATTGTTAAATGTTAATCTGAGTACTTTCTAGTGGAAAAGTGAAgccaattataatatttacattaacTGGTAATCTTTATATGAATGTTATATTCAACAGACAACTTGCAACCttagaagattttgatgatgatgcCATGGACATAGAAGGAGGTGTTCATGGGGTGGCAAATGGTAATGCCCATTTGCCACGTCCAAGTAAACTATCTAAGCTTGTGACTCAAGTAAATAAATCCAAGGTGTGGTTGTATTCTCTCATTTTTAGACTCATTTATATCTATCATACATTAGCTTAGTTCGCAAGTGTAAAGTTAATCATTATCATGGAAATTTGAGAAATGATAATAGCAGCTGTATATCTTGATTACACAGTCCTCACATTTATTATATGTCAAAGTAGCTTTAAAATGCCAATAGCTGTTAAAATTTTGGTTACCTAATCTCATTTTTTTCCCAACAGTTTGCTATACTTGTTTGAGCAGATACCCATGTTATTCACCATCAATAACAATGGTTATTTCCCAAATTGAAGTTGTTTATTCTGATTGGAAGTGTCTGAACAATTGTCCTTCAAATGTGTCATTTTATTCTTCATGAGTCAAACCTGAACTCCCAAAATCTAAATGCTCTAAGAATTTTCCAGGTTTTAATATCATTGATTTTGGGTATGTGTTGTAAACTCAAAACCCCAAGATGCTTTGATGTTCCAAGCATTTCATCATTAGTCTTTGATTTTGGTCATTGCACCTTGTCAAACACTTTATTTGAGATCTACCATCTAAGACTCATGCATTACTCAAAATTCGTATTTATGGGTTTCTATGTTTTATAAAGTTCTCATCCTTTTTAGCAGTTTATTTCTGGTGATGATGACTTGCCAAAACGAGATGATATTGGGGAGAGGCGAAGGAAACATGAGTTGAGAGTTCTTGCTGGAGCTGGTATCAAATCTGCAGATGATGTTGAAGATGAGTCTGCGGACCTCTCAAGTGATGGGGATGCAAATGGTGAAACAGACTCAGACTTGGAGTTCTACAGACAAGTAGAGAAAAAGCATTCTGCAAAGGTTGCTGCTAAAAAGCATTCAAGGTTTGTATCTTTTCAATAAGGTGGCCCAAAATTTCACCACATTTTGGTTCCTATTTGTCCATATGCAAGTACAAGGGCACATTTCAATTGTGTTTACCTCGGATAATTCACCTTCTAGAACCAGTATCTTCAatcttcatattcataataaaacataaattgCTGATGCAGGACCAAATTAGTCTCGTCTCTACCTGAAACCACTGTAGACGGGAAGCGCCAGATTAATTACCAGGTTTGGCATCCTTTCTTATCTTGTAGAATTGgcatttttttattatcatgCTTAACCTTCTAAATGTGCCTGTCCTCTTTATGCTAGATTGAGAAAAACAGGGGGCTAACTCGTAATCGTAACAAGAAAGGCAAAAATCCAAGGAAGAAGTACAGGGTATGCAACAAAACTGTagctttttttctttcctttttgttttttaattaaagcaTGAATGCATACTGAACTAATACCATTCTTTTCTCCTTGTCACAGTCAAAGCATACAGAAGCTGTTAAGCGTAGGAAAGGACAGGTGCGGGAGATCAAGAAACCCTCTGGTCCTTATGGCGGAGAAGCTTCTGGTATTAATGCTGGTATCAGCCGTAGTTTACGATTCAAGAACTAAGTTCTTGTGCCATTTTGATACATTCGACGTAGCAAAGATCATCATGGTTGTGGGTTCCATGATGCAATCCTGTTCTTGTAGGTTGGTCCAAACTGGATTTTGTTGTATGCTTGTTTTAaggatttatttattgaaatctTTTCAGATATATTCGTCCTAGGTTTCATCATCATCTTACATATAGACATCAATTATTTGGGATACGATTTCAAGTGCTGTGCTTTTGCAGCCACCTGAGTTCCAATTTTGTTGTACGAGACTGATGTACTCACTATTTCTtaatatatgagtatatgaccCCAAGTATTTGGGCATTTATAACTTATACTTCGTCCATCTAATTTTCCTTGTTTACTACTGtgtttattaatcaaattaatactttcttctttactttaatatatttgtattatttaattacgtttaataatatttcttatgtaattttaaatatataaattttatatattaataataaagttaaataaaaaatttaaattatatccCGTTAATTAAACCAGacataaatttttaatgtaattttaaatatataaattttatatattaataataaagtttaataaaaaatttaaattatatccCGTTAATTAAACCAAACATGACATAAAATagaacgaaaaaaaaaacatatttttatcATTGAGTGTATTATAATGCTAACTCGTTCAGCACAAGAAACCTCTGAACATGGAAAATAATCTTGACCAAAGTTTTGCATTAGTacaaaattttttgaaaaaaagctTTCAGAAGGCATAGCATCCAATTGTGCGACAAAGGGCAGCATTGCAGTATTTTCAGCATTTGGATAGGCAGAATCATTGAATAGCTTGAAGGCCCAAATACCTAATGCCCTAAGTTTGAGCAGACCAAGACTGGAGATTAAGAGATGTGAGTGGGAACTTGG
Coding sequences within it:
- the LOC116030963 gene encoding something about silencing protein 10 isoform X2 translates to MGRKAGKYKKRESNPSKKSSKTDFYNEDDDMMNDEIDAFHKQRDIIPLDINKDVDEESDEDDDHPVYDLEDDDEDDEDEGNDDDDYDDGLAAKISKQLKYMRAKTGGVDDEMHDESDKEEKKRTVWSRHKSVYYNTENLHSSDDDLPAEEEEVLRLQKENAKALSLEDFGLEDDKEATFEEILAHGKPAVKDSADKEQNNETSIAYEKIKKDLNALTREEQMDVVYSSAPELVGLLSELNEAHEELDNKVNPLLSKINLGSGKKGELHYLEVKRLLLLSYCQAITFYLLLKSEGQPVCDHPVISRLVDIKALLDKMKELNGNLPSEVEILLSKGGGTEAEERLVTGDVAFESEHPPNQNPSVVVVDTQVTEPNGAAESVELNSPKEYNKTHSKRKLQVGHDDQVGVQSMEMLKIRAALEEKLKHKGVFSSLAAKHENSKKRLRPVNGQLATLEDFDDDAMDIEGGVHGVANGNAHLPRPSKLSKLVTQVNKSKFISGDDDLPKRDDIGERRRKHELRVLAGAGIKSADDVEDESADLSSDGDANGETDSDLEFYRQVEKKHSAKVAAKKHSRTKLVSSLPETTVDGKRQINYQIEKNRGLTRNRNKKGKNPRKKYRSKHTEAVKRRKGQVREIKKPSGPYGGEASGINAGISRSLRFKN
- the LOC116030963 gene encoding something about silencing protein 10 isoform X3; its protein translation is MGRKAGKYKKRESNPSKKSSKTDFYNEDDDMMNDEIDAFHKQRDIIPLDINKDVDEESDEDDDHPVYDLEDDDEDDEDEGNDDDDYDDGLAAKISKQLKYMRAKTGGVDDEMHDESDKEEKKRTVWSRHKSVYYNTENLHSSDDDLPAEEEEVLRLQKENAKALSLEDFGLEDDKEATFEEILAHGKPAVKDSADKEQNNETSIAYEKIKKDLNALTREEQMDVVYSSAPELVGLLSELNEAHEELDNKVNPLLSKINLGSGKKGELHYLEVKRLLLLSYCQAITFYLLLKSEGQPVCDHPVISRLVDIKALLDKMKELNGNLPSEVEILLSKGGGTEAEERLVTGDVAFESEHPPNQNPSVVVVDTQVTEPNGAAESVELNSPKEYNKTHSKRKLQDDQVGVQSMEMLKIRAALEEKLKHKGVFSSLAAKHENSKKRLRPVNGQLATLEDFDDDAMDIEGGVHGVANGNAHLPRPSKLSKLVTQVNKSKQFISGDDDLPKRDDIGERRRKHELRVLAGAGIKSADDVEDESADLSSDGDANGETDSDLEFYRQVEKKHSAKVAAKKHSRTKLVSSLPETTVDGKRQINYQIEKNRGLTRNRNKKGKNPRKKYRSKHTEAVKRRKGQVREIKKPSGPYGGEASGINAGISRSLRFKN
- the LOC116030963 gene encoding something about silencing protein 10 isoform X1 → MGRKAGKYKKRESNPSKKSSKTDFYNEDDDMMNDEIDAFHKQRDIIPLDINKDVDEESDEDDDHPVYDLEDDDEDDEDEGNDDDDYDDGLAAKISKQLKYMRAKTGGVDDEMHDESDKEEKKRTVWSRHKSVYYNTENLHSSDDDLPAEEEEVLRLQKENAKALSLEDFGLEDDKEATFEEILAHGKPAVKDSADKEQNNETSIAYEKIKKDLNALTREEQMDVVYSSAPELVGLLSELNEAHEELDNKVNPLLSKINLGSGKKGELHYLEVKRLLLLSYCQAITFYLLLKSEGQPVCDHPVISRLVDIKALLDKMKELNGNLPSEVEILLSKGGGTEAEERLVTGDVAFESEHPPNQNPSVVVVDTQVTEPNGAAESVELNSPKEYNKTHSKRKLQVGHDDQVGVQSMEMLKIRAALEEKLKHKGVFSSLAAKHENSKKRLRPVNGQLATLEDFDDDAMDIEGGVHGVANGNAHLPRPSKLSKLVTQVNKSKQFISGDDDLPKRDDIGERRRKHELRVLAGAGIKSADDVEDESADLSSDGDANGETDSDLEFYRQVEKKHSAKVAAKKHSRTKLVSSLPETTVDGKRQINYQIEKNRGLTRNRNKKGKNPRKKYRSKHTEAVKRRKGQVREIKKPSGPYGGEASGINAGISRSLRFKN